From a region of the Archocentrus centrarchus isolate MPI-CPG fArcCen1 chromosome 18, fArcCen1, whole genome shotgun sequence genome:
- the LOC115797304 gene encoding CD209 antigen-like protein E isoform X2, whose product MESSPRRHDEDGKREMPTVAGSSQTCHLTVRVVFAIAAITLITGLLFSFILFDSRCSLCPDNWLWWMGHCYFFSVGLQENRQWNESSEFCQQHNSSLVVIKDSAEMDFIQGVMTKFSQIPFLWMGLTDAEREGQWLWGDGTDIQHYMPVMVEWDSDHRDCADLRGGGSLFAADCEEYGPWACKKEYRHTF is encoded by the exons ATGGAGTCTTCACCAAGACGCCACGATGAGGACGGCAAGAGGGAAATGCCTACAG TTGCAGGATCCTCTCAAACCTGTCATCTGACAGTCAGAGTGGTCTTTGCTATAGCAGCAATAACCCTGATCACAGGActccttttttccttcattttatttG ACTCAAGGTGCAGTTTGTGTCCTGATAACTGGCTGTGGTGGATGGGTCACTGCTACTTTTTCTCAGTTGGACTGCAGGAAAATCGTCAGTGGAATGAGAGCTCTGAGTTCTGTCAGCAGCACAACAGCAGCCTGGTTGTGATCAAAGACTCTGCAGAGATG GATTTCATTCAGGGAGTGATGACGAAGTTTTCCCAGATTCCTTTCCTGTGGATGGGGCTGACGGATGCCGAGCGAGAGGGTCAGTGGCTGTGGGGGGACGGGACAGACATCCAGCACTACATGCC GGTGATGGTGGAGTGGGACAGTGATCACAGGGACTGTGCGGACCTGAGGGGAGGCGGGAGCCTATTCGCTGCTGACTGTGAAGAGTACGGGCCGTGGGCTTGTAAGAAGGAGTACCGACACacattttaa
- the LOC115796598 gene encoding fibronectin-like — protein MTPGLISNLNLTSKADSIEAIWTPPNSSYTSFTITLSLNGKHEQTKTEINNKVSFANLKNAANYTVEVRTVSGNLISSSVSASIFTLPSPPTDAKATQFTKDSITFLWNAPANSLTPTYYVTLNSSFWGQRWSSLTSEKNYTFNGLKSGTYYSFEVRAVADGRQSDPANTLKCTEPDKREISLSMLCTSSSPLLCDDANTRDAVFEQLKEFFEKLNDSIFWELKRPK, from the exons ATGA CTCCTGGACtgatttcaaatttgaatttgaCTTCAAAGGCGGACTCCATTGAGGCTATCTGGACACCTCCTAACAGTAGTTACACATCTTTCACCATCACGCTCTCTCTGAATGGGAAACATGAACAAACTAAAACAGAGATAAATAACAAAGTGAGTTTTGCTAATCTGAAGAATGCTGCCAATTACACTGTGGAAGTCCGCACAGTGAGTGGAAATCTTATTAGCTCATCAGTGAGTGCCTCCATATTCACCC TGCCAAGCCCTCCTACTGATGCCAAAGCCACTCAGTTTACAAAAGACAGCATCACCTTTTTGTGGAACGCACCTGCTAACTCATTAACACCAACGTACTATGTTACACTCAACTCCAGCTTCTGGGGTCAGAGGTGGTCTAGTCTAACCAGTGAAAAAAATTATACGTTTAATGGCTTGAAATCAGGGACTTACTACTCCTTTGAAGTGCGTGCAGTGGCTGATGGACGGCAAAGTGATCCAGCAAACACTTTAAAATGCACAG AACCAGACAAAAGGGAAATCAGTCTGTCAATGCTCTGCACCTCGAGCTCTCCCCTCCTCTGTGATGATGCCAATACGAGGGATGCTGTGTTTGAACAG TTGAAGGAATTTTTCGAAAAGCTGAATGATAGCATCTTCTGGGAGCTGAAAAGACctaagtaa
- the LOC115797085 gene encoding uncharacterized protein LOC115797085, with amino-acid sequence MENTDENTPQTSFSSVAGQTMTTQRTSSSFTTSAPWTTTEMPIQAQCQRSVMPEPKEPKEPEDDDSNGANYIEDSCVAMLSFGPWIEKNCLDLLPFICYEDRFDGQVSVTNKTSEGANLTWSPAPGDISSYWVEITEFINKNKTKEWKDTTHNLTYEFTNLTAGTNYLVKVFAVKCKRDLNPARISFYTTPNKVTNLTITKVTEGSVSLSWNKPDGNLDFYKLTYELILIKFTT; translated from the exons ATGGAAAACACCGATGAAAACACACCACAAACCAGCTTCTCCAGTGTCGCTGGCCAAACCATGACAACTCAAAgaacatcttcatcattcacCACAAGTGCACCCTGGACGACCACTGAAATGCCAATACAAGCACAGTGCCAGCGGTCAGTTATGCCGGAGCCCAAAGAACCCAAAGAACCCGAAGATGATGACAGTAATGGTGCCAATTACATTGAAGACTCGTGTGTTGCCATGCTCAGCTTTGGGCCATGGATTGAAAAGAACTGCCTGGACCTTCTGCCTTTCATTTGTTATGAAG ATCGTTTCGATGGCCAAGTCAGCGTCACCAATAAAACTTCTGAGGGTGCCAATCTGACATGGTCACCCGCACCTGGTGATATCAGCTCTTACTGGGTAGAGATCACAGaattcataaataaaaataaaaccaaagaaTGGAAGGACACCACCCATAATTTGACCTATGAATTCACCAACCTGACAGCAGGCACCAACTACTTGGTCAAGGTGTTCGCTGTGAAGTGTAAGAGAGACCTCAACCCAGCGCGCATCAGCTTCTACACCA CACCTAACAAAGTCACAAACCTGACCATCACTAAAGTGACAGAAGGATCTGTCTCTCTGAGCTGGAACAAACCAGATGGAAACCTGGATTTCTACAAACTGACTTACGAGTTG ATCCTGATAAAGTTTACAACCTGA
- the LOC115797561 gene encoding zinc-binding protein A33 has translation MEMKSILKREKKVSILLTGEDGNTTQSSSIGAVRWTLPSLDESAQSHSSVPSRPTNPNSLVKHSQHQTRQNDLKNLRSLQECVQFIQHWKEQVDQVCKHGAVDPEEGTKKEAQSSHRHAEHSLEESRKLILQWADELHHVDTILKERPWISESQEQEVKDKDANEEAHMRIMEWAKELQEATERFGVQSEELGKMLRLLGLKKNRLVRLMPLLEFITWSLLKEGSMKVVPQLWLLVKQRSWEAGIPRYIPNSVWSWICSAAADVILDPMTNNPWLLLSDDQRKVQESHVVTELPHSSQRFDDWPCVLGWEGYSSGRHYWEVDIANNGYWRVGLTTADSKRHGKFPMTPKRGYWVLWRSTHKFYACSKPEMELPLSLVPRRVGVYLDYDEGQISFYNAETKTHIYTFTGTFKKKLYPLFAPMDGRTLMTIIPPHKISGK, from the exons ATGGAAATGAAAAGCATCCTAAAGCGTGAGAAAA AGGTGAGCATACTGCTCACTGGGGAGGATGGCAACACCACCCAGAGCAGCTCCATCGGGGCCGTACGCTGGACCCTGCCTTCCCTTGATGAAAGCGCCCAGTCTCACAGCTCGGTTCCCAGCAGGCCCACCAACCCCAACAGCCTCGTTAAACACTCACAG CACCAAACGCgtcaaaatgacctgaaaaaTCTCCGCAGCCTGCAGGAGTGTGTGCAGTTTATCCAGCACTGGAAGGAACAGGTGGACCAAGTGTGCAAG CACGGCGCTGTGGATCCGGAGGAAGGCACCAAGAAAGAGGCCCAGAGTTCACACAGGCATGCTGAACACAGTCTCGAGGAGAGCAGGAAGCTGATCCTGCAGTGGGCCGATGAGCTCCACCATGTTGACACG ATCCTGAAGGAGAGGCCTTGGATATCTGAGAGTCAAGAACAGGAAGTTAAAGACAAGGATGCCAATGAGGAAGCACACATGAGGATCATGGAGTGGGCAAAGGAGCTGCAGGAGGCGACTGAG AGATTTGGCGTTCAGAGCGAGGAGCTGGGTAAAATGCTGCGTCTGCTGGGCCTGAAGAAGAACCGGCTGGTCAGGCTGATGCCTCTGCTGGAGTTCATCACCTGGTCTCTGCTCAAAGAAGGAAGCATG AAAGTTGTTCCACAGTTATGGCTGCTGGTAAAGCAAAGGTCCTGGGAAGCAGGAATTCCTAGATACATCCCCAACTCAG TCTGGAGCTGGATCTGCAGCGCAGCAG CTGATGTGATTCTTGATCCCATGACCAACAACCCGTGGCTGCTGCTTTCAGATGACCAGCGTAAAGTCCAGGAGTCCCACGTGGTAACAGAGCTGCCTCACAGCTCCCAGCGCTTTGATGACTGGCCCTGCGTGCTCGGCTGGGAGGGCTACAGCAGCGGACGCCACTACTGGGAGGTGGACATAGCCAACAACGGCTACTGGCGCGTGGGCCTCACCACCGCTGACTCCAAGCGGCATGGGAAATTCCCCATGACGCCAAAGCGGGGCTACTGGGTGCTGTGGCGCAGCACGCATAAATTCTATGCCTGCAGCAAGCCAGAAATGGAGCTTCCCCTCAGCCTCGTGCCACGGCGCGTCGGAGTCTACTTAGACTACGACGAAGGCCAGATCTCCTTCTACAACGCAGAAACCAAGACCCACATCTACACCTTCACTGGAACCTTTAAAAAGAAGCTGTACCCTCTGTTCGCCCCGATGGATGGTCGCACACTCATGACCATCATCCCGCCACACAAGATCTCAGGAAAATGA
- the capgb gene encoding LOW QUALITY PROTEIN: capping protein (actin filament), gelsolin-like b (The sequence of the model RefSeq protein was modified relative to this genomic sequence to represent the inferred CDS: inserted 1 base in 1 codon), with translation MLPFQAAPGQFSPEVRQQGLWVWRVEKMKAVPLQPSEVGAFYNGDSYLVLXNRGEDGADLHMWIGEKSSRDEQVACAMLATQLDNFLGGDPVQHRHVQGFETPEFMELFPRGVSYKEGGVESGFRRPQGSGTVQRLYQIKGKRNIRAKEVELSWSSFNKGDCFILDLGETIVSWIGSQANIFEKQKVREIASLIRDTDRHGKARIVDANEGEEPEEMLKVLGKIPPLPESTPEEDSQADASNIACLYKVSDATGSMTTTKVSDKSPFAKDLLVRDDCFILDNGANGKIFVWKGNGANAEEKRAALQMADKFIKQMNYPSMKTQVEILPQGKETIIFKQFFAKWN, from the exons ATGCTCCCCTTCCAGGCAGCACCAGGTCAGTTCAGCCCAGAGGTCCGCCAACAAGGCCTGTGGGTATGGAGGGTAGAAAAGATGAAGGCGGTGCCGCTACAGCCCTCTGAAGTGGGAGCTTTCTATAACGGCGACTCCTATTTGGTGC GTAACCGTGGGGAAGATGGAGCTGACCTTCACATGTGGATAG GTGAGAAGTCATCTCGAGATGAGCAGGTAGCCTGTGCCATGCTGGCCACCCAGCTGGATAATTTTCTGGGCGGAGACCCCGTTCAGCACAGGCACGTTCAGGGCTTCGAGACCCCTGAGTTCATGGAGCTCTTCCCCAGAGGGGTCAGCTACAAG GAGGGTGGTGTGGAGTCAGGCTTCAGGAGGCCTCAGGGCTCGGGCACGGTGCAGAGATTGTACCAGATCAAAGGAAAGCGCAACATCCGTGCCAAGGAGGTGGAGCTGTCTTGGAGCAGCTTCAACAAGGGAGACTGCTTCATCCTTGACCTCGGAGAG ACCATTGTGTCGTGGATCGGCTCGCAGGCCAACATCTTTGAGAAGCAAAAAGTGCGTGAGATCGCCTCGCTGATccgagacacagacagacacggTAAAGCTCGCATTGTGGATGCCAACGAGGGGGAAGAGCCGGAGGAGATGCTCAAA GTCTTAGGAAAGATTCCACCCCTGCCAGAGAGCACTCCAGAAGAGGACAGCCAAGCAGACGCCTCCAACATAGCCTGCCTCTACAAG GTGTCTGATGCCACCGGTTCCATGACGACGACCAAAGTGTCCGATAAGAGCCCATTTGCCAAGGATCTGCTGGTTCGTGACGACTGCTTCATCCTAGACAACGGCGCCAACGGAAAGATCTTCGTCTGGAAAG GTAACGGAGCGAATGCTGAGGAGAAGAGGGCGGCCCTGCAGATGGCAGACAAATTCATCAAGCAAATGAACTACCCTAGCATGAAAACACAG GTGGAAATCCTGCCACAGGGGAAGGAGACCATCATCTTCAAGCAGTTCTTTGCAAAGTGGAACTAA
- the LOC115797304 gene encoding CD209 antigen-like protein E isoform X1: protein MESSPRRHDEDGKREMPTVAGSSQTCHLTVRVVFAIAAITLITGLLFSFILFVILTSAPEADQMSTKELLEQLQQCQKKLRDVSLMLHTVTQDSRCSLCPDNWLWWMGHCYFFSVGLQENRQWNESSEFCQQHNSSLVVIKDSAEMDFIQGVMTKFSQIPFLWMGLTDAEREGQWLWGDGTDIQHYMPVMVEWDSDHRDCADLRGGGSLFAADCEEYGPWACKKEYRHTF, encoded by the exons ATGGAGTCTTCACCAAGACGCCACGATGAGGACGGCAAGAGGGAAATGCCTACAG TTGCAGGATCCTCTCAAACCTGTCATCTGACAGTCAGAGTGGTCTTTGCTATAGCAGCAATAACCCTGATCACAGGActccttttttccttcattttatttG TCATATTGACATCAGCACCTGAAGCAGATCAGATGTCAACGAAGGAATTGCTGGAGCAACTGCAGCAGTGCCAAAAAAAGCTCCGTGATGTGAGCCTCATGCTTCACACTGTCACTCAAG ACTCAAGGTGCAGTTTGTGTCCTGATAACTGGCTGTGGTGGATGGGTCACTGCTACTTTTTCTCAGTTGGACTGCAGGAAAATCGTCAGTGGAATGAGAGCTCTGAGTTCTGTCAGCAGCACAACAGCAGCCTGGTTGTGATCAAAGACTCTGCAGAGATG GATTTCATTCAGGGAGTGATGACGAAGTTTTCCCAGATTCCTTTCCTGTGGATGGGGCTGACGGATGCCGAGCGAGAGGGTCAGTGGCTGTGGGGGGACGGGACAGACATCCAGCACTACATGCC GGTGATGGTGGAGTGGGACAGTGATCACAGGGACTGTGCGGACCTGAGGGGAGGCGGGAGCCTATTCGCTGCTGACTGTGAAGAGTACGGGCCGTGGGCTTGTAAGAAGGAGTACCGACACacattttaa